In one window of Candidatus Paceibacterota bacterium DNA:
- a CDS encoding prepilin-type N-terminal cleavage/methylation domain-containing protein, which yields KRSIVTLDNFLKTMREKGFTLIELLVVIAIIAILAAIVLVSVANVRNRSYDSRVESALNQIRTQAEIVYEESTPNAYTTVTCTHADIAPLCTDINSIIGANPTIASSADAYCAESVLKSSTSEYWCTDSTGRSKKYTANPACSAVAGAEVYTCE from the coding sequence TAAAAAGGTCGATTGTTACCTTAGATAATTTTTTAAAAACCATGAGAGAAAAAGGTTTTACATTAATTGAGCTATTGGTTGTTATTGCAATTATTGCTATTTTGGCAGCTATTGTTTTGGTGAGTGTAGCTAACGTCAGAAATAGATCATACGATTCACGTGTTGAGTCAGCTCTAAATCAGATAAGGACACAGGCAGAGATTGTTTATGAGGAAAGTACGCCAAATGCTTACACAACTGTAACTTGTACACATGCAGACATTGCGCCTCTTTGTACAGACATAAATAGCATTATTGGTGCTAATCCTACTATTGCATCCAGTGCTGATGCATACTGCGCAGAGTCTGTATTAAAAAGCTCAACAAGTGAATACTGGTGCACAGACAGCACAGGAAGATCAAAGAAATATACTGCTAATCCAGCATGTAGTGCTGTAGCTGGAGCAGAAGTATATACCTGTGAGTAG